Proteins encoded together in one Argiope bruennichi chromosome 1, qqArgBrue1.1, whole genome shotgun sequence window:
- the LOC129973050 gene encoding uncharacterized protein LOC129973050, producing the protein MAKKRTSSPLPDSAAKSKKRAKSDRPDSKSGSKTGDFHSDQTKRFPLQKIQDMLTRKFSGTVKPEAAVFLTAILEYLSVEILELSANVARNRSNNPTAALKLTLGDTLEAIESDPEIKELIVKVKNMTSNGDK; encoded by the coding sequence ATGGCAAAGAAACGAACTTCTTCTCCCTTACCTGACTCGGCTGCGAAGTCAAAAAAGAGAGCGAAATCGGACAGACCTGACTCGAAATCTGGCAGCAAGACAGGTGATTTCCATTCTGACCAAACCAAACGGTTTCCTCTACAGAAAATTCAAGACATGTTGACGCGAAAATTTAGTGGAACAGTGAAACCGGAAGCAGCCGTTTTCTTGACAGCCATTCTGGAATATTTGTCCGTGGAAATTTTGGAACTATCGGCTAATGTCGCAAGAAATCGCAGCAATAATCCAACTGCAGCTCTGAAATTAACCTTGGGGGATACACTAGAAGCGATTGAAAGTGACCCTGAGATCAAGGAACttattgtaaaagtaaaaaacatgACCTCGAATGGTGACAAGTGA